One stretch of Excalfactoria chinensis isolate bCotChi1 chromosome 2, bCotChi1.hap2, whole genome shotgun sequence DNA includes these proteins:
- the WDR48 gene encoding WD repeat-containing protein 48 isoform X2: MAAHHRQNTAGRRKVQVSYVIRDEVEKYNRNGVNALQLDPALNRLFTAGRDSIIRIWSVNQHKQDPYIASMEHHTDWVNDIVLCCNGKTLISASSDTTVKVWNAHKGFCMSTLRTHKDYVKALAYAKDKELVASAGLDRQIFLWDVNTLTALTASNNTVTTSSLSGNKDSIYSLAMNQMGTVIVSGSTEKVLRVWDPRTCAKLMKLKGHTDNVKALLLNRDGTQCLSGSSDGTIRLWSLGQQRCIATYRVHDEGVWALQVNEAFTHVYSGGRDRKIYCTDLRNPDIRVLICEEKAPVLKMELDRSADPPPAIWVATTKSSVNKWTLKGIHNFRASGDYDNDCTNPIPPLCTQPDQVIKGGASIIQCHILNDKRHILTKDTNNNVAYWDVLKACKVEDLGKVDFEEEIKKRFKMVYVPNWFSVDLKTGMLTITLDESDCFAAWVSAKDAGFSSPDGSDPKLNLGGLLLQALLEYWPRTHINPMDEEENEINHMNGEQENRVQKGNGYFQVPPHTPVIFGEAGGRTLFRLLCRDSGGETESMLLNETVPQWVIDITVDKNMPKFNKIPFYLQPHSSSGAKTLKKDRLSASDMLQVRKVMEHVYEKIINLDNESQTTSSSNNEKAGEQEKEEDIAVLAEEKIELLCQDQVLDPNMDLRTVKHFIWKSGGDLTLHYRQKST; the protein is encoded by the exons ATGGCGGCGCATCACCGGCAGAACACGGCGGGGCGGCGGAAAGTGCAG GTCTCCTATGTGATTAGAGATGAGGTGGAGAAGTATAACCGAAATGGGGTAAATGCACTTCAGCTGGATCCAGCATTAAATAGACTCTTCACAGCAGGCCGAGACTCTATTATAAGGATATGGAGTGTCAATCAGCACAAG CAAGATCCTTATATTGCTTCTATGGAACATCACACAGATTGGGTAAATGATATTGTACTCTGCTGCAATGGTAAAACAT TGATATCTGCTTCTTCAGATACTACTGTTAAAGTGTGGAACGCACATAAGGGATTTTGCATGTCAACACTAAGGACACATAAg GATTATGTGAAAGCCTTAGCATATGCAAAAGATAAAGAACTGGTAGCATCTGCCGGGCTGGACAGACAGATATTCCTCTGGGATGTAAATACTCTAACAGCACTGACTGCCTCAAACAACACTGTCACAA cTTCTTCCCTGAGTGGGAACAAAGATTCTATCTATAGCCTTGCAATGAATCAAATGGGAACAGTTATTGTGTCGGGATCCACTGAGAAG GTTCTCCGGGTGTGGGATCCAAGAACTTGTGCAAAACTGATGAAACTTAAAGGGCACACAGACAATGTAAAAGCTTTGCTGTTGAACAGAGATGGTACCCAG TGTCTTTCAGGCAGTTCTGATGGGACTATTCGTCTGTGGTCCCTTGGGCAGCAGAGATGTATAGCCACATATCGAGTCCATGATGAAGGTGTTTGGGCTCTGCAGGTCAATGAAGCATTCACTCATGTTTATTCAGGAGGAAGAGACAGGAAGATTTATTGTACAGATTTACGGAATCCTGATATTCGTGTGCTTATCTGTGAAGAAAAGGCACCAGTTCTTAAG ATGGAACTTGATAGATCAGCTGATCCTCCTCCAGCAATTTGGGTTGCAACAACTAAATCCTCTGTGAATAAATGG ACTTTGAAGGGAATCCATAATTTTAGAGCATCTGGGGACTATGATAATGATTGTACCAATCCTATACCACCCCTATGTACACAGCCTGACCAAGTTATAAAAG GAGGTGCTAGTATCATTCAGTGCCACATTCTTAATGACAAGAGGCACATATTAACCAAAGACACAAATAATAATGTGGCATACTGGGATGTCTTAAAA GCATGTAAAGTTGAAGACCTTGGGAAAGTAGATTTTGAAGAGGAAATcaagaagagatttaaaatggTGTATGTGCCAAACTGGTTCTCAGTAGACTTGAAAACTGGG ATGCTGACAATTACATTGGATGAAAGTGACTGCTTTGCAGCCTGGGTTTCAGCAAAAGATGCTGGATTCAGCAGTCCAGATGGTTCTGATCCAAAAT TGAACCTTGGAGGGCTTCTATTGCAAGCACTTTTGGAGTACTGGCCTAGAACACACATCAATCCAAtggatgaagaagaaaatgaaataaatcaca TGAATGGTGAGCAGGAGAACAGAGTCCAGAAAGGAAATGGATATTTTCAAGTACCACCACATACACCAGTTATATTTGGTGAGGCTGGAGGACGCACTTTGTTCAG GTTATTGTGTCGGGATTCAGGTGGTGAAACGGAGTCTATGCTTCTGAATGAGACTGTGCCACAATGGGTGATTGACATCACTGTAGAT AAAAACATGCCCAAATTCAATAAGATTCCCTTCTACCTCCAACCTCATTCGTCTTCAGGGGCAAAAACTCTAAAAAA AGACCGGCTGTCAGCAAGTGACATGCTTCAGGTGAGGAAAGTGATGGAGCATGTGTATGAGAAAATCATAAACTTGGATAACGAGTCTCAGACGACTAGCTCTTCCAATAATGAAAAAGCaggagaacaagaaaaagaggaggacATTGCTGTGCTCGCAGAGGAGAAAATTGAACTTCTTTGCCAGGACCAG GTTTTGGATCCCAATATGGACCTTCGAACTGTAAAGCACTTCATCTGGAAAAGTGGTGGTGATCTGACGCTTCATTATCGCCAGAAATCAACGTGA
- the WDR48 gene encoding WD repeat-containing protein 48 isoform X1, whose amino-acid sequence MAAHHRQNTAGRRKVQVSYVIRDEVEKYNRNGVNALQLDPALNRLFTAGRDSIIRIWSVNQHKQDPYIASMEHHTDWVNDIVLCCNGKTLISASSDTTVKVWNAHKGFCMSTLRTHKDYVKALAYAKDKELVASAGLDRQIFLWDVNTLTALTASNNTVTTSSLSGNKDSIYSLAMNQMGTVIVSGSTEKVLRVWDPRTCAKLMKLKGHTDNVKALLLNRDGTQCLSGSSDGTIRLWSLGQQRCIATYRVHDEGVWALQVNEAFTHVYSGGRDRKIYCTDLRNPDIRVLICEEKAPVLKMELDRSADPPPAIWVATTKSSVNKWTLKGIHNFRASGDYDNDCTNPIPPLCTQPDQVIKGGASIIQCHILNDKRHILTKDTNNNVAYWDVLKACKVEDLGKVDFEEEIKKRFKMVYVPNWFSVDLKTGMLTITLDESDCFAAWVSAKDAGFSSPDGSDPKLNLGGLLLQALLEYWPRTHINPMDEEENEINHTVNGEQENRVQKGNGYFQVPPHTPVIFGEAGGRTLFRLLCRDSGGETESMLLNETVPQWVIDITVDKNMPKFNKIPFYLQPHSSSGAKTLKKDRLSASDMLQVRKVMEHVYEKIINLDNESQTTSSSNNEKAGEQEKEEDIAVLAEEKIELLCQDQVLDPNMDLRTVKHFIWKSGGDLTLHYRQKST is encoded by the exons ATGGCGGCGCATCACCGGCAGAACACGGCGGGGCGGCGGAAAGTGCAG GTCTCCTATGTGATTAGAGATGAGGTGGAGAAGTATAACCGAAATGGGGTAAATGCACTTCAGCTGGATCCAGCATTAAATAGACTCTTCACAGCAGGCCGAGACTCTATTATAAGGATATGGAGTGTCAATCAGCACAAG CAAGATCCTTATATTGCTTCTATGGAACATCACACAGATTGGGTAAATGATATTGTACTCTGCTGCAATGGTAAAACAT TGATATCTGCTTCTTCAGATACTACTGTTAAAGTGTGGAACGCACATAAGGGATTTTGCATGTCAACACTAAGGACACATAAg GATTATGTGAAAGCCTTAGCATATGCAAAAGATAAAGAACTGGTAGCATCTGCCGGGCTGGACAGACAGATATTCCTCTGGGATGTAAATACTCTAACAGCACTGACTGCCTCAAACAACACTGTCACAA cTTCTTCCCTGAGTGGGAACAAAGATTCTATCTATAGCCTTGCAATGAATCAAATGGGAACAGTTATTGTGTCGGGATCCACTGAGAAG GTTCTCCGGGTGTGGGATCCAAGAACTTGTGCAAAACTGATGAAACTTAAAGGGCACACAGACAATGTAAAAGCTTTGCTGTTGAACAGAGATGGTACCCAG TGTCTTTCAGGCAGTTCTGATGGGACTATTCGTCTGTGGTCCCTTGGGCAGCAGAGATGTATAGCCACATATCGAGTCCATGATGAAGGTGTTTGGGCTCTGCAGGTCAATGAAGCATTCACTCATGTTTATTCAGGAGGAAGAGACAGGAAGATTTATTGTACAGATTTACGGAATCCTGATATTCGTGTGCTTATCTGTGAAGAAAAGGCACCAGTTCTTAAG ATGGAACTTGATAGATCAGCTGATCCTCCTCCAGCAATTTGGGTTGCAACAACTAAATCCTCTGTGAATAAATGG ACTTTGAAGGGAATCCATAATTTTAGAGCATCTGGGGACTATGATAATGATTGTACCAATCCTATACCACCCCTATGTACACAGCCTGACCAAGTTATAAAAG GAGGTGCTAGTATCATTCAGTGCCACATTCTTAATGACAAGAGGCACATATTAACCAAAGACACAAATAATAATGTGGCATACTGGGATGTCTTAAAA GCATGTAAAGTTGAAGACCTTGGGAAAGTAGATTTTGAAGAGGAAATcaagaagagatttaaaatggTGTATGTGCCAAACTGGTTCTCAGTAGACTTGAAAACTGGG ATGCTGACAATTACATTGGATGAAAGTGACTGCTTTGCAGCCTGGGTTTCAGCAAAAGATGCTGGATTCAGCAGTCCAGATGGTTCTGATCCAAAAT TGAACCTTGGAGGGCTTCTATTGCAAGCACTTTTGGAGTACTGGCCTAGAACACACATCAATCCAAtggatgaagaagaaaatgaaataaatcaca cagTGAATGGTGAGCAGGAGAACAGAGTCCAGAAAGGAAATGGATATTTTCAAGTACCACCACATACACCAGTTATATTTGGTGAGGCTGGAGGACGCACTTTGTTCAG GTTATTGTGTCGGGATTCAGGTGGTGAAACGGAGTCTATGCTTCTGAATGAGACTGTGCCACAATGGGTGATTGACATCACTGTAGAT AAAAACATGCCCAAATTCAATAAGATTCCCTTCTACCTCCAACCTCATTCGTCTTCAGGGGCAAAAACTCTAAAAAA AGACCGGCTGTCAGCAAGTGACATGCTTCAGGTGAGGAAAGTGATGGAGCATGTGTATGAGAAAATCATAAACTTGGATAACGAGTCTCAGACGACTAGCTCTTCCAATAATGAAAAAGCaggagaacaagaaaaagaggaggacATTGCTGTGCTCGCAGAGGAGAAAATTGAACTTCTTTGCCAGGACCAG GTTTTGGATCCCAATATGGACCTTCGAACTGTAAAGCACTTCATCTGGAAAAGTGGTGGTGATCTGACGCTTCATTATCGCCAGAAATCAACGTGA